The DNA region ACCTGGGATCATACGTATGATTTGGGGGATTTGGATATCGCGCAAAGCCCTTATGAACGAATTGTGCACGACGCGGTGACTACCCAGACTGAACGTTATCGGAAGGAGTCTTCGTCTCATTTCATTTTGCTGAAACAGGAGAAGGATGAGATGTTGGCCTGGATTCATGAGGTGAAGACACCCCTAACCGCGCTGCAACTGATGATTGAGCGTATGCCGGATGACAAACTTCAGGGCCAGATGACGTATGAATGGCTGCGCATTCACCAACTGCTCGATCAGCAGCTTCACCAGAAGCGTATTCCATTTATGCATAATGATTTGTTTGTCGAAGAAACGGAGCTTGAACCGATTTTGAATGGCGAAATTAGAGCCTTGAAGTCATGGTGCATCTCCAAAGGTATTGGCTTCGATGTGTCTTTGTATGTGAAAAAGGTACTGACGGACAGCAAATGGTTAGGCTTCATCCTACGGCAGTTGCTCAGCAATGCGGTGAAATATAGTCATTCCTCTGATATTGTTATTGAAAGCAGGGAGCAGGATGGGCATCTTATACTGACGATTCAGGATTATGGACGAGGCATTGAGGCCCAGGATTTACCGCGTATCTTTGATAAAGGCTTCACTTCAACGCAAGGCAGGCTGGAGGGAACGGCAACGGGAATGGGATTGTATTTGACCAGACAGGTGGCACAAACACTTCATATAGACATTAAGGTACAATCTGCTTTTGGAGAGGGCACAATCGTCAAACTGATCTTCCCGCGAAAGAATGACATGATCCACCTCGCAGGCGTGTGACAACATTGTCACATGCTTTTTGGTTTTGTTCGGTGAATCGCACGATAAATCGGAGCATCCGGCCTATGATAGAGATATAGCAAAGAGGAGTGAGTGGGATATGTGGATACTGGAAGCCAAAAAAATTCATAAAGTATACGGCAATAAACTAAATAAACAGGAAGTTCTTAAGGGGATTGATCTCGGCGTAAGTAAAGGGGAATTTGTTGGGATTATGGGACCTTCGGGTTCGGGGAAAACGACGCTGCTTAACGTTCTGTCCTCCATCGACCGGGTAAGTCAGGGCACCATTGACATTGAGGGTCAGGAGTTCACCGGCATGAAGGAGAAACAGCTTGCTGAATTCCGTAAATGTCATTTGGGTTTTATTTTTCAGGAATATAATCTGCTGGATACGCTCACGGTGAAGGAAAATGTATTGCTACCGCTCTCGATTACAAGTATCCCGAAGCATGAAGCACACCTGAAGTTTGAACAAATTGCCCGTGAACTGGGCATATATGAGCTGAAAGACAAATATCCCTCCGAGATCTCGGGTGGGCAGAAGCAGCGGACTTCAGCTGCGCGTGCGTTTGTACATGATCCAAGCATAATTTTCGCTGATGAGCCGACAGGTGCACTGGATTCCAAATCGGCTTCGGACCTGCTTGGCAAATTGAGTGATATGAACAGCAGGCATCAGGCTACGATTATTATGGTTACGCATGATCCGTTTGCTGCGAGTTATTGCAGCAGGGTGATTTTCATCCGGGACGGTCAGATCTACACCCAATTAAATAAAGGAGACGAGTCCCGGCAATCCTTCTTCAATGATATTATCAAAACTCAGGGGGTGCTGGGTGGTGTGCAGCCATGAGTCTGAACTATATCATCTTTCGCAATCTGAGGAAAAACCTGAAGAATTATTATCTTTACGTCTTTGCCCTGATCTTTAGCGTGGCACTGTATTTTTCCTTTGTAACGTTACAGTATGATCCCTCCATGGATGAGGTTGCTGAATCAACGAAAGGAGCGGCTGCGATTGGCGCATCCTCCGTGTTACTGATTGTCATTGTGGGCATTTTTCTGCTCTATGCCAATACGATTTTTATCAAGCGACGTAGTA from Paenibacillus sp. JNUCC-31 includes:
- a CDS encoding ABC transporter ATP-binding protein, whose product is MWILEAKKIHKVYGNKLNKQEVLKGIDLGVSKGEFVGIMGPSGSGKTTLLNVLSSIDRVSQGTIDIEGQEFTGMKEKQLAEFRKCHLGFIFQEYNLLDTLTVKENVLLPLSITSIPKHEAHLKFEQIARELGIYELKDKYPSEISGGQKQRTSAARAFVHDPSIIFADEPTGALDSKSASDLLGKLSDMNSRHQATIIMVTHDPFAASYCSRVIFIRDGQIYTQLNKGDESRQSFFNDIIKTQGVLGGVQP
- a CDS encoding sensor histidine kinase; this translates as MIGKYIREKLSWLLLLISMQLIILFVAYIDTSIPFRSVAYIVVLNVVVCIVFIWARYPRESRFYKRLTTWDHTYDLGDLDIAQSPYERIVHDAVTTQTERYRKESSSHFILLKQEKDEMLAWIHEVKTPLTALQLMIERMPDDKLQGQMTYEWLRIHQLLDQQLHQKRIPFMHNDLFVEETELEPILNGEIRALKSWCISKGIGFDVSLYVKKVLTDSKWLGFILRQLLSNAVKYSHSSDIVIESREQDGHLILTIQDYGRGIEAQDLPRIFDKGFTSTQGRLEGTATGMGLYLTRQVAQTLHIDIKVQSAFGEGTIVKLIFPRKNDMIHLAGV